One region of Chelonoidis abingdonii isolate Lonesome George chromosome 14, CheloAbing_2.0, whole genome shotgun sequence genomic DNA includes:
- the LOC116815851 gene encoding ribonuclease-like, translating into MGIQIFSSVNPVTDVAMTLRGPCPLLFLTLILLVAGLAHIIRPPNSYQKFVSEHVDFPKTRPPRGQTYCNYMMWRLSQKILMCKLTHTFIHAPISRLRAICTTGGRCNRNNVCDSNAAYPLTTCRLRNPPRPPRCIYRGIRRTRRIRVACVRGLPVRFIRVL; encoded by the exons ATGGGGATCCAGATCTTCAGCAGT GTGAATCCAGTGACAGACGTGGCCATGACCCTGAGGGGACCTTGCCCTTTGCTCTTCCTGACCCTCATTCTGCTGGTTGCTGGCCTGGCCCACATCATCAGACCACCCAACAGTTACCAAAAGTTTGTGAGCGAACATGTTGATTTTCCCAAGACCAGACCCCCCCGTGGCCAGACCTACTGCAACTACATGATGTGGCGCCTGAGCCAGAAGATCCTTATGTGCAAACTCACCCACACCTTCATCCACGCCCCCATCAGCCGGCTCCGGGCCATCTGCACCACAGGAGGGAGATGCAACCGAAACAACGTATGCGACAGCAATGCAGCTTACCCCCTCACCACCTGCCGCTTGCGCAACCCGCCCCGCCCACCACGCTGTATCTACAGGGGAATACGCCGGACCCGCAGGATCCGCGTGGCCTGTGTCCGGGGGCTGCCCGTGCGCTTCATCAGAGTCCTGTAG